A part of Terriglobus roseus genomic DNA contains:
- a CDS encoding Crp/Fnr family transcriptional regulator, protein MPVSTGNHMLDAFSPALRAAIAGVAEPVSLPQSFHLATVEELQPYLYFITKGLCSMVISMQDGRTAEVAMCGKDGLAGSLSLLGPQCCAAATVMQVGGQALRVPRRSGEAWFLQSTEFRCYVLEWAQMAWNVSLQTSACGLLHHAESRLARWLLMSADRAESDQLYLTQEFLAEMLGTQRTTVASVASDLKRKGLIEYVRGNVKIINRSGLENAACECYEVSRKGIATLYRA, encoded by the coding sequence ATGCCCGTATCCACCGGAAACCACATGCTCGATGCGTTCTCACCCGCATTACGTGCAGCCATAGCGGGTGTGGCAGAGCCGGTCTCGTTACCTCAATCCTTCCATCTGGCCACGGTAGAAGAACTACAACCCTACCTCTACTTCATCACCAAGGGCCTGTGTTCCATGGTCATATCCATGCAGGACGGCAGAACCGCTGAAGTCGCCATGTGCGGTAAAGATGGCCTTGCAGGTTCGCTTTCACTGCTCGGCCCGCAATGCTGCGCTGCCGCAACAGTCATGCAGGTTGGAGGGCAAGCCCTTCGCGTTCCGCGCAGATCCGGCGAAGCATGGTTCCTGCAATCAACGGAGTTCCGCTGCTACGTCTTGGAGTGGGCGCAGATGGCATGGAATGTCTCGCTCCAAACCAGTGCCTGCGGCCTGTTGCATCACGCCGAGTCCCGTCTTGCGCGATGGCTTCTGATGAGCGCCGACCGCGCCGAAAGCGATCAGCTGTACCTCACACAGGAGTTCCTGGCTGAAATGCTCGGTACGCAACGCACCACCGTTGCATCCGTAGCCAGCGACCTCAAACGCAAGGGCCTCATCGAATACGTGCGAGGCAACGTCAAGATCATCAATCGCTCAGGCCTCGAGAACGCAGCCTGCGAATGTTACGAAGTCTCGCGCAAAGGCATCGCTACGCTGTATCGCGCTTGA
- a CDS encoding 7-carboxy-7-deazaguanine synthase QueE has product MRLIELYKSVQGESSFTGVPCIFVRFAGCNLRCAWCDSEYTFTGGKPFTEDEVVAQIEALACPLVEFTGGEPMLHAKDLLPLMQRLLNDEKTKYTLMMETSGERPLEEVPTAVHKIVDVKCPGSGTAFGSFRMSNLDTLTARDEVKFVLRDRRDYEFARDFIREHLASKIADGTLGHILLSPAFIQHPSPLRTADNMELDARDLVQWMLDDLLPARLSLQVHKFVWEPQKKGV; this is encoded by the coding sequence GTGCGCCTCATCGAGCTGTACAAATCCGTTCAGGGCGAATCGTCGTTTACCGGCGTGCCATGCATCTTCGTGCGTTTTGCCGGGTGCAACCTTCGCTGCGCCTGGTGCGACAGCGAATACACCTTCACCGGTGGCAAGCCCTTCACGGAAGACGAAGTCGTCGCGCAGATTGAAGCACTCGCGTGCCCGCTGGTTGAGTTCACCGGCGGTGAACCCATGCTGCACGCGAAAGATCTTCTGCCGCTGATGCAGCGCCTGCTGAACGACGAAAAAACGAAATACACGCTGATGATGGAAACCAGCGGCGAACGCCCGTTGGAAGAAGTCCCCACAGCAGTCCACAAAATCGTCGACGTGAAGTGCCCCGGCAGCGGCACCGCCTTCGGCTCATTCCGCATGAGCAACCTCGACACGCTCACCGCGCGCGACGAAGTGAAATTCGTCCTCCGCGACCGGCGCGACTACGAGTTCGCACGCGATTTCATTCGCGAGCATCTCGCTTCGAAAATCGCCGACGGAACACTGGGACACATCCTGCTTTCACCGGCATTTATCCAGCATCCTTCCCCGCTGCGCACCGCGGACAACATGGAACTGGACGCCCGCGACCTGGTGCAGTGGATGCTCGACGACCTTTTGCCCGCGCGCCTCTCCCTGCAAGTCCATAAATTTGTGTGGGAACCACAAAAAAAGGGCGTCTAG
- the queD gene encoding 6-carboxytetrahydropterin synthase QueD yields MYEVTVESHFSSGHYLRDYHGKCENPHGHNYRVLVTLAGEELEPNGLLLDFKILKDILKPVVNYLDHQMINDLEPFTTVNPSAENLAKYFFDETNTRLSDVTKGRVRVKSSTIFETNTSQATYSE; encoded by the coding sequence ATGTACGAAGTAACCGTCGAATCCCACTTCTCATCCGGACACTACCTGCGCGACTATCACGGCAAGTGCGAGAACCCGCACGGCCACAACTATCGTGTGCTGGTAACGCTTGCCGGTGAAGAGTTGGAGCCGAACGGCCTGCTGCTGGACTTCAAGATCCTGAAGGACATTCTGAAGCCCGTGGTGAACTACCTGGACCACCAGATGATTAACGATCTGGAGCCGTTCACCACCGTGAATCCGTCTGCAGAAAACCTGGCGAAATACTTCTTCGACGAAACGAACACCCGCCTCTCTGACGTAACCAAGGGCCGCGTGCGCGTGAAGAGCAGCACCATCTTCGAAACCAACACATCGCAGGCGACGTACTCGGAGTAA
- a CDS encoding DUF6580 family putative transport protein produces MAYLVLLIAILSRVLPSLLHITGGNVTTMGASLLFFGACLASGKRWHAAFAVVALAATDWWLTVFGYGYAFHLSGYIVTWLWYAAVILAASVTLHRKHSWLSVGMAALASSTSFFLLSNFVVFLRSGMYPHTSEGLIACYTAAVPFYQNDLISTLLFSGLFFLLPATENIPGLAGTTFRKNAA; encoded by the coding sequence GCTCCTTATCGCTATCCTGAGTCGTGTGCTGCCAAGCTTGCTGCACATCACTGGCGGCAATGTGACCACCATGGGCGCATCGCTGCTCTTCTTCGGTGCATGCTTGGCCAGTGGAAAGCGCTGGCACGCAGCCTTCGCCGTAGTAGCTCTTGCAGCCACAGACTGGTGGCTCACTGTTTTCGGTTACGGCTATGCCTTCCATCTCAGCGGCTACATCGTCACATGGCTCTGGTATGCCGCGGTGATCCTCGCAGCTTCTGTAACGCTGCACCGCAAGCACTCGTGGCTTAGCGTGGGCATGGCCGCGCTCGCATCTTCCACCAGCTTTTTCCTGCTGAGCAACTTCGTGGTCTTCCTGCGCAGCGGCATGTATCCGCACACGTCAGAAGGTCTCATCGCCTGCTACACAGCAGCGGTGCCGTTCTATCAGAACGATCTGATCTCCACGCTGCTGTTCTCCGGCCTGTTCTTCCTGCTGCCCGCCACCGAAAACATTCCGGGATTGGCCGGCACGACATTCCGCAAGAATGCGGCGTAA